A region from the Desulfitobacterium dehalogenans ATCC 51507 genome encodes:
- the brnQ gene encoding branched-chain amino acid transport system II carrier protein — MKLSNKDILITGFALLAMFFGAGNLIFPPMLGLQSGDQLSWALLGFIVTGVGLPFLGVTAVAKAGGDLELLANRVHPAFSKIITTISVLCIGPLLAIPRTAATTYEVAIAPVTQFIHPQLALLLTSVAFFAITLFFVLRPTQILDSVGKILTPFMLIFLAIIIYVGVTHPLGTMAQSSYMNPFSQGFLEGYNTMDAIASVIFGMIIVKGIKEKGVNDNNQIARITITAGMIAAAGLCFIYVGLGYIGATTGTLFTGTNHGQMLIFISESLLGVPGRTIIGVVMALACLTTAIGLVASCGEYFSRLTHNRVSYNTVAIITTFISFILANMGLANILRVSVPLLEFVYPIIIVLIMLALLHNLYKGKRAVYVWTVGIIVFYVTLDTLYDLGTSLGINLGLIRKVMDFLPFYHLGLGWLIPAVLTLVLTMVFTAGKSAKA; from the coding sequence ATGAAGCTTTCAAACAAGGACATTTTGATTACAGGATTCGCACTCTTAGCTATGTTTTTCGGGGCAGGTAACCTTATTTTTCCGCCTATGCTTGGTTTGCAAAGTGGAGATCAGCTTTCCTGGGCCCTGTTGGGCTTTATTGTAACGGGAGTCGGGCTTCCCTTTTTAGGAGTGACCGCGGTGGCTAAAGCCGGTGGGGATTTGGAATTGCTCGCTAACCGGGTTCATCCTGCTTTCAGTAAAATTATCACGACTATTTCAGTTCTCTGTATTGGTCCCCTTTTGGCTATTCCAAGAACCGCTGCTACAACCTATGAAGTAGCTATCGCTCCTGTGACCCAATTCATTCATCCTCAGTTAGCGTTATTGCTGACATCTGTTGCTTTTTTCGCCATTACCTTATTTTTTGTCTTAAGGCCGACCCAAATCCTTGATAGCGTGGGGAAAATCCTTACCCCTTTCATGCTGATTTTTTTAGCTATTATCATTTATGTCGGAGTAACTCATCCTTTAGGCACGATGGCTCAAAGCAGCTATATGAATCCATTTTCTCAAGGGTTTTTAGAAGGCTACAATACCATGGATGCTATCGCCTCGGTGATTTTTGGTATGATTATCGTTAAAGGCATCAAGGAGAAAGGTGTAAACGATAACAACCAAATAGCAAGAATCACCATCACAGCAGGAATGATTGCAGCAGCAGGTTTATGTTTCATCTATGTTGGATTGGGATATATTGGAGCCACGACTGGAACCTTATTTACCGGGACTAATCATGGGCAGATGCTTATATTCATCAGCGAATCCTTATTAGGAGTCCCAGGCCGGACTATTATTGGTGTCGTTATGGCTTTAGCCTGTCTCACCACAGCTATTGGGCTGGTGGCCAGCTGCGGAGAGTATTTCAGCCGTTTAACCCATAACCGGGTGAGCTATAATACGGTAGCGATTATTACTACTTTTATCAGCTTTATTTTAGCGAACATGGGCTTAGCTAATATTTTAAGGGTTTCCGTACCCTTGTTGGAATTCGTCTATCCGATCATTATTGTCCTGATTATGCTCGCACTGCTTCACAATCTCTATAAAGGTAAGAGAGCAGTTTATGTGTGGACAGTGGGAATCATCGTCTTCTATGTCACCCTGGACACCCTTTATGATTTAGGGACATCACTGGGGATTAATCTCGGCCTTATTCGGAAGGTCATGGATTTTCTGCCTTTCTATCACCTGGGTCTGGGATGGTTAATTCCCGCTGTACTCACCTTAGTTTTAACTATGGTTTTCACCGCCGGGAAATCCGCTAAGGCATAG
- a CDS encoding ADP-ribosylglycohydrolase family protein, translated as MLGAVVGDIIGSVYEFNTIKSKDFPLFSSHSRFTDDTVLTMATIDSLIHGMPFAEAYRAWFKRYPQAGYGRSFKEWAESGRNEPYYSWGNGSAMRVSPIGFYYKTLDEVLERAKKSAEVTHNHPEGIKGAQATAAAVFLAKRRKTKSELKETIEREFSYNLNEPLEKIRNGYTFDVSCQGSVPQAIRAFLESENFEDAIRNAISIGGDSDTIACITGALAEAYYGHVPYEIKKEAITYLDDPINALLSNFYRAL; from the coding sequence ATGCTCGGAGCTGTCGTTGGCGATATTATTGGCTCTGTCTATGAGTTTAACACTATAAAAAGCAAGGACTTCCCCTTGTTTTCTTCCCATTCTAGATTTACGGATGATACCGTATTGACCATGGCCACGATCGATTCGCTTATCCATGGGATGCCTTTTGCGGAAGCTTATCGAGCATGGTTTAAGCGATACCCCCAGGCAGGATATGGGCGGAGTTTTAAAGAATGGGCGGAGTCCGGTCGGAATGAACCCTACTACAGCTGGGGCAATGGTTCCGCCATGAGAGTCAGCCCCATAGGCTTTTACTATAAAACGCTGGATGAAGTGCTGGAGAGGGCAAAGAAGAGTGCGGAAGTCACCCATAATCATCCCGAAGGAATCAAAGGAGCTCAGGCCACGGCAGCGGCTGTATTTCTCGCTAAGCGTAGAAAAACAAAGAGTGAGCTGAAAGAGACTATTGAACGGGAATTTAGCTATAACCTGAATGAACCTCTAGAGAAGATTAGGAATGGGTATACCTTTGATGTCTCTTGCCAGGGCAGTGTACCCCAGGCAATTCGGGCCTTCCTGGAGTCTGAGAACTTTGAAGATGCCATAAGGAATGCCATATCCATCGGTGGGGACAGTGATACCATCGCTTGCATAACAGGAGCCTTAGCAGAAGCTTATTATGGTCATGTTCCTTATGAGATTAAAAAAGAGGCTATAACCTATCTGGATGATCCGATAAATGCCTTATTGAGCAACTTTTATAGAGCCCTTTAA
- a CDS encoding chemotaxis protein CheX, giving the protein MSAKDLLTPFSNAASQTFKLLLDLDVSTDVSQPIESSEEAKEKVDIVIEITGDLAGEVMYSFPKDTTLEMVKMMSGMEFNEIDEFVKSALGEIANIISGNAMTGLSQSQVICDIRPPKILEGGALPTKEGCPIYRTKVKTSIGDVELNFRTV; this is encoded by the coding sequence ATGAGCGCGAAAGACCTTCTGACCCCCTTTTCTAATGCTGCCAGTCAAACCTTTAAGCTCTTACTGGATCTGGATGTATCTACTGATGTAAGTCAGCCCATAGAAAGCAGCGAGGAAGCTAAAGAAAAAGTTGATATTGTGATTGAGATTACAGGGGACCTTGCCGGAGAAGTGATGTACAGTTTTCCTAAGGATACCACCCTGGAAATGGTCAAAATGATGAGCGGGATGGAGTTTAATGAAATCGACGAATTTGTAAAATCCGCTCTAGGTGAAATTGCGAATATTATCAGCGGCAATGCCATGACCGGATTGTCCCAATCTCAAGTTATATGCGATATCCGTCCTCCGAAAATTCTTGAAGGAGGGGCCCTTCCCACGAAAGAAGGGTGTCCTATTTATCGAACCAAAGTTAAGACCTCGATTGGGGATGTGGAACTTAATTTCCGTACAGTTTAG
- a CDS encoding DUF4179 domain-containing protein, protein MTEGNQENLTKSRHDAGQEWQAFIAEAYAEPNRLGSVEDTLEKRIGQGKRRKRAFYSSLSTVAAALLLIFLVNSNSAFAHTMSRIPVIGHLIEYIQFDKSLSGAIENEYIQEVALTAWDGEKQLSLPYVLADEKNLVLFFQLPDDFELAAHEWANISLKEMRDGGTGEKIEGFAYSSSNLSPDELEKNHGFIMQRYYFSEGELPESISFDVLLELEILPQEERAVPVGEFEDHVYKPNMKEVGIFTFEVQFEEFAEPIVYAFHKTFSIHGQKITLEEMRVYPTGTEVSFTFADDNTAWVKGLNLAVEEDGNIVLKGSQGISAMNKEDYSGMSVFIESDYFEKPKKQELLIQGLRLLDKEEEFITVDLEKKTITPAIEGTELKEVIKGEGKANLVFDTKVMEEGSFGAFGFEYRDEEGKTYTLNGLGTLSPQDSWMETRITVEYPESGKIILQRTLTPLLILEEPIRIDLPQR, encoded by the coding sequence ATGACTGAAGGCAACCAAGAGAATTTAACAAAGAGCAGGCATGATGCGGGGCAGGAGTGGCAGGCTTTTATAGCTGAGGCTTATGCAGAGCCTAATCGCTTAGGATCAGTGGAAGATACGTTGGAGAAAAGAATTGGTCAGGGCAAGAGGAGAAAGAGAGCCTTCTATAGTTCTCTCTCGACAGTTGCTGCCGCACTATTATTGATCTTCTTGGTCAATAGCAATTCTGCTTTTGCTCATACCATGTCCCGTATCCCGGTTATCGGCCACTTGATTGAGTATATACAGTTTGATAAAAGCCTGAGCGGGGCCATAGAGAATGAATATATTCAGGAAGTAGCTCTGACTGCCTGGGATGGAGAAAAACAATTATCTCTGCCTTACGTCCTTGCCGATGAAAAAAATTTGGTGCTCTTTTTTCAACTTCCGGATGACTTCGAATTGGCAGCCCATGAGTGGGCCAATATCAGCCTCAAGGAGATGAGGGATGGAGGGACAGGAGAAAAAATCGAAGGCTTTGCCTATTCTTCCTCTAACTTGTCTCCAGATGAACTGGAAAAAAATCATGGTTTTATCATGCAGCGCTATTATTTTTCTGAAGGTGAATTGCCGGAGTCCATCTCCTTTGATGTGCTTTTGGAGCTGGAAATCCTTCCCCAGGAGGAACGAGCCGTTCCCGTAGGGGAATTCGAAGACCATGTTTATAAACCCAATATGAAAGAAGTAGGGATCTTCACCTTTGAAGTTCAATTTGAAGAATTTGCTGAGCCTATTGTTTATGCATTTCATAAGACCTTCAGCATCCATGGGCAGAAGATCACTCTGGAAGAGATGAGAGTCTATCCCACGGGAACGGAAGTGTCCTTTACTTTTGCCGATGACAATACAGCATGGGTCAAGGGATTGAATTTAGCTGTTGAGGAAGACGGGAACATCGTGCTCAAAGGCAGTCAAGGGATTAGCGCCATGAATAAAGAGGATTACAGCGGAATGAGTGTCTTTATCGAGTCGGATTATTTTGAAAAACCTAAGAAACAGGAGCTTCTGATTCAGGGGCTGCGCTTACTGGATAAGGAAGAGGAATTTATTACTGTGGATCTGGAGAAAAAGACCATAACCCCGGCTATTGAGGGAACGGAGTTAAAAGAAGTTATCAAAGGAGAAGGAAAAGCCAACCTGGTTTTTGATACAAAAGTCATGGAAGAGGGTAGCTTCGGTGCCTTTGGTTTCGAATATAGGGATGAAGAAGGAAAGACCTATACCCTGAATGGTTTAGGAACCTTGTCACCTCAAGATTCCTGGATGGAAACACGGATCACGGTAGAATATCCGGAGAGCGGCAAAATTATTTTGCAAAGAACATTAACCCCTCTGCTCATCCTGGAAGAGCCAATCCGAATCGATCTTCCTCAGCGCTAA
- a CDS encoding HD domain-containing phosphohydrolase codes for MTNHSLLSVLSLFAVLVYMSFGIYTYRQSPQSRIHQSFLLLCLSYSVWSFAYAFAYIAQDAWTFSFWNKLAALGWCSFSALILYLVLLITENSLVKHNGVKFVIFLPGLVFYVLAVFCFGPNLETPVQVANFFYAGDFLYNFSYLLIAIVLLFKWGYASPHIRIKKQSRILVITSLIPFLLNLTTQTILPALIQIHLPTMGQLYSLIMIFGVFIVVTRYHFFKLPESVIMQEIMNETLDTVIVADQEGRIRKVSSQMRALLGYDEDEVMDHTLEFLFRKADQGKFDLSQMKNRDLKYTDIEIIKKDKSTLPVNVVCKRIKDRKLHDVLGFVFIVQDNRLVYELKRKNEELFREKERYKLSLQSVKEKQEKIEYLSYHDQLTGLYNRRFLEEELSRIDFTQDLPLTITMADVNGLKLVNDSFGHAYGDRLIRKVAEVIQEGCRQEDLVARIGGDEFIILMPRTNEFEARRVIKGIKAKALQEKIGGLELSVSFGYETMENPEIKINEILKKAEDYMYKNKLSESPSVRSKTIDTIIKTLHEKNKREEQHSHRVSELCKRTAIELDCSNDEIEELKTVGLLHDIGKIVISETILNKPDKLRDEEWEEIKRHPEIGYRLLCTIKEMSEMAEYVLAHHERWDGTGYPKALKGKEIPLQARIISIADSYDAMISERSYRKALPEEVAVAELMKNAGTQFDPEIVKVFVEKVLGKKAI; via the coding sequence ATGACCAACCATAGTTTGCTTTCAGTATTGTCTTTATTTGCTGTACTTGTTTATATGTCCTTTGGTATTTATACCTACAGACAAAGTCCTCAATCCCGTATTCATCAATCCTTTCTCCTTTTATGTCTGAGCTATTCTGTTTGGTCTTTTGCTTATGCTTTTGCTTATATAGCCCAGGATGCCTGGACCTTTTCCTTTTGGAATAAGCTGGCCGCTCTAGGCTGGTGCAGTTTTAGCGCCTTGATTCTCTACCTTGTCCTGCTCATTACAGAAAACTCCCTTGTGAAACACAATGGGGTTAAATTCGTGATCTTTTTACCTGGGCTTGTTTTCTATGTGCTTGCCGTCTTCTGCTTTGGCCCGAATCTGGAGACACCTGTCCAAGTGGCCAATTTTTTCTATGCCGGTGACTTTTTGTATAATTTCTCCTATTTGCTCATCGCCATTGTCCTCTTGTTTAAGTGGGGATATGCATCACCTCATATCCGGATTAAGAAACAATCCCGGATCCTCGTCATTACCAGCCTGATCCCATTTTTATTAAACCTGACGACCCAAACCATTTTACCTGCCCTGATCCAAATACACCTTCCCACGATGGGACAACTCTACTCACTCATTATGATTTTTGGGGTTTTTATTGTGGTAACACGTTATCACTTTTTTAAACTTCCTGAGAGCGTTATTATGCAGGAGATTATGAATGAAACCCTGGATACGGTGATTGTAGCGGACCAGGAAGGCCGGATACGGAAGGTTTCCAGCCAGATGAGAGCCTTGCTTGGTTATGATGAAGATGAGGTTATGGACCATACCCTGGAATTTCTTTTTCGGAAGGCAGATCAAGGTAAATTTGACTTGAGCCAAATGAAAAACAGGGATCTTAAGTATACGGATATAGAAATAATCAAGAAGGACAAAAGTACTCTGCCCGTCAATGTAGTGTGCAAGCGGATTAAAGATAGAAAACTTCATGATGTCCTGGGCTTTGTATTTATCGTTCAAGATAATCGCCTCGTTTACGAACTTAAGCGAAAGAATGAGGAGCTCTTCAGGGAGAAAGAAAGGTATAAATTAAGCTTACAATCTGTGAAGGAAAAGCAAGAGAAGATTGAATATTTAAGTTACCATGATCAACTTACAGGTCTGTATAATCGGAGATTTCTGGAAGAGGAGCTTAGCCGGATTGATTTTACGCAAGACTTGCCCTTGACCATTACCATGGCGGATGTCAACGGGTTAAAGCTCGTCAATGATTCCTTTGGACACGCTTACGGTGACCGATTGATTCGTAAAGTGGCTGAGGTCATCCAAGAGGGCTGCCGTCAGGAGGATTTGGTGGCCAGAATTGGTGGGGATGAGTTCATTATTCTTATGCCCAGAACGAATGAGTTTGAGGCAAGAAGAGTGATTAAGGGTATTAAAGCTAAGGCTTTGCAGGAAAAGATCGGCGGCTTGGAATTGTCCGTCTCCTTCGGGTATGAAACCATGGAAAATCCCGAAATAAAGATTAATGAAATATTAAAAAAAGCCGAAGATTATATGTATAAAAATAAGCTGTCGGAAAGCCCCAGTGTCAGAAGCAAAACGATTGATACTATCATTAAGACCTTGCATGAAAAGAACAAACGGGAAGAGCAGCATTCCCACCGGGTCTCTGAATTATGCAAAAGGACTGCCATCGAACTGGATTGTTCCAATGATGAAATTGAAGAACTTAAGACGGTGGGTCTCCTTCACGACATTGGAAAAATCGTCATCAGCGAAACAATCCTGAACAAACCGGATAAGCTCCGGGATGAAGAATGGGAAGAGATTAAGCGTCATCCGGAGATCGGTTACCGCTTGCTTTGTACCATTAAGGAAATGTCTGAGATGGCTGAGTACGTCCTGGCTCATCATGAAAGATGGGATGGAACAGGGTATCCTAAGGCCCTAAAGGGGAAAGAAATCCCCCTCCAGGCCAGAATTATTTCCATTGCGGATTCCTACGATGCTATGATCAGTGAGAGAAGTTACCGCAAGGCTTTACCTGAAGAGGTAGCCGTAGCAGAATTGATGAAGAATGCAGGAACCCAGTTTGATCCGGAGATTGTGAAGGTTTTCGTTGAGAAAGTTCTGGGAAAAAAAGCTATCTAA
- a CDS encoding sigma-70 family RNA polymerase sigma factor — protein MGVFGGKGVDKKTYVAFITDYKSMMYRIAFGYLGDEAKALEAVDEAVYLGYVHRKELREPSFFKTWLTRILINECYRILRMGKREVIMEVLPEQGQSFPEGTLSIKLAVQALPEDLRKVIVLRYFGGYTIADTALILGIPEGTVATRSRKALKILRVELSEEEGGDCYD, from the coding sequence ATGGGTGTATTTGGAGGAAAAGGAGTCGATAAAAAGACCTATGTGGCTTTCATCACAGACTATAAAAGCATGATGTACCGCATTGCATTTGGCTATCTCGGCGATGAAGCCAAGGCCTTGGAGGCGGTGGATGAAGCTGTATATTTAGGATATGTTCATAGGAAAGAACTGCGGGAACCCAGTTTTTTCAAGACATGGCTGACTCGAATCCTGATCAATGAATGTTACCGAATCTTGAGAATGGGCAAGCGGGAAGTGATCATGGAAGTCCTGCCGGAACAAGGGCAGTCTTTTCCTGAGGGCACATTATCCATCAAGCTGGCCGTACAAGCTCTGCCTGAAGACCTTAGAAAGGTGATTGTTCTGCGCTATTTCGGCGGCTATACCATTGCGGATACTGCCCTTATACTGGGAATTCCGGAGGGGACGGTAGCCACCCGTAGCCGCAAGGCTTTGAAGATCCTGAGAGTGGAACTGAGTGAGGAGGAAGGGGGAGACTGTTATGACTGA
- a CDS encoding GntR family transcriptional regulator, translating into MDIIISNSSGKPIYEQITSQIKNLIITGELRPGDALPSMRLLAKELRISVITTKRAYEDLERDGFIQSIMGKGSFVTSQNTELIREEHLRKIEEYLQKAIETAKLSDISLEELLEITTMLYKEGEE; encoded by the coding sequence TTGGATATTATTATCAGCAACTCCAGCGGGAAGCCTATTTATGAGCAGATCACTTCTCAAATAAAGAACTTAATTATAACAGGGGAACTCAGGCCTGGGGATGCCCTGCCATCCATGCGCCTCCTGGCTAAAGAATTGCGCATTAGTGTGATTACAACGAAAAGAGCTTATGAAGATTTAGAACGGGATGGATTTATCCAGTCCATCATGGGAAAAGGAAGTTTTGTGACTTCGCAAAATACAGAGTTAATACGGGAAGAGCATTTGCGGAAGATAGAGGAATACCTCCAAAAAGCTATTGAGACAGCAAAGCTCTCAGATATATCCCTGGAAGAGCTTCTGGAGATAACGACTATGCTTTATAAGGAAGGGGAGGAATAA
- a CDS encoding arsenate reductase family protein yields the protein MQFICYSRCTTCQKARKWLEEKGLSFEVRDIKGENPTFEELQKWYELSGLPLKRFFNTSGQQYKSLNLKDKLPMMTEEEQLKLLATDGMLVKRPLLLGQDFVLTGFKESEWEERLNKE from the coding sequence ATGCAGTTTATATGTTATTCCAGATGTACGACTTGTCAAAAAGCACGGAAATGGTTAGAGGAAAAAGGCCTTTCCTTTGAAGTCCGCGATATCAAAGGAGAGAATCCTACCTTTGAAGAGCTGCAAAAATGGTATGAACTTAGCGGGTTACCTCTAAAGCGTTTCTTTAACACCAGCGGTCAACAGTATAAGAGCTTAAATCTTAAGGATAAGCTTCCCATGATGACTGAAGAGGAGCAGTTAAAACTTCTGGCGACAGATGGAATGCTGGTGAAGCGCCCTCTTTTACTGGGGCAGGATTTTGTTCTGACAGGTTTTAAGGAATCTGAATGGGAAGAGAGATTAAACAAAGAATAA
- a CDS encoding LysM peptidoglycan-binding domain-containing protein, protein MRTKKRLFTMSLFLAAILVLTGCTANQKAILDASMKMQNVNSVQQHMTMSMDLKGSGLDPMLQEQVDQMAAMLNGAKIELDMKTNSNKEKTVLRAQADMTMSMPGLEMKMPYWIDMDMAGDQPKLLEIFQMPSMAKASLPAEFMNKEYMVMNLSDTSSSELSTLDMTKLMDFSVNFQTKWTDFLMGYAARFNPGIEVVSVPVNDPSTQKYTIHLNDKAFKELLSYSVNHFAQDEEAQGFIQEYFQTIFELTGGPASLEDSMDFDESFLGPEESAAVLTEINAVLESLKDVTLIGESGIQLNYTITDGYITQNSGSIDLQIDLSQIAGLMNIPGEEATEISGVLNLVLNFDSETSNINQPIDIRIPELSPENSFDYFEFIEASLSSLEQVTEPTPEQATSEQPSAPEPVPSVSESSEEPAAPTPASTQYTVQPGDTLSTIALNHYGSYEHHADIYQANAAAFKKSNNRVDAGMVLTLPAKGLLAPLSTENIKQVYTVKSGDTLGTIAKQMYGDGSLYTKIYEANKERLKNPNLIFEGQKLVIPN, encoded by the coding sequence ATGAGAACTAAAAAAAGACTTTTCACCATGTCCTTATTTTTAGCGGCAATCCTTGTATTGACAGGATGTACGGCTAACCAAAAGGCAATTTTGGATGCGTCGATGAAGATGCAAAACGTCAATTCTGTACAACAGCATATGACAATGTCCATGGACCTAAAGGGTTCAGGATTGGATCCCATGCTTCAGGAGCAAGTGGATCAAATGGCGGCGATGCTCAATGGGGCGAAAATTGAGCTCGATATGAAGACCAACAGCAATAAAGAGAAAACCGTCCTTCGCGCCCAGGCAGATATGACGATGAGTATGCCGGGACTGGAAATGAAGATGCCTTACTGGATCGATATGGATATGGCGGGAGATCAGCCTAAGCTCCTGGAGATATTCCAAATGCCATCTATGGCTAAAGCTTCCTTGCCGGCAGAGTTCATGAACAAAGAGTATATGGTCATGAATCTCTCCGATACAAGCTCATCGGAATTAAGTACCCTGGATATGACCAAGTTGATGGATTTCAGTGTGAACTTTCAAACAAAATGGACGGACTTTTTGATGGGTTATGCTGCCCGTTTCAACCCTGGTATTGAGGTCGTCAGTGTACCTGTCAATGATCCTTCCACACAGAAATACACCATTCATCTTAATGACAAGGCATTTAAAGAGTTGTTAAGCTACAGCGTCAACCATTTTGCCCAAGATGAAGAAGCTCAGGGTTTTATTCAAGAGTATTTCCAAACGATTTTCGAGCTGACAGGAGGACCGGCCTCTTTAGAAGATTCGATGGATTTTGATGAGAGTTTTCTGGGACCGGAAGAATCCGCTGCGGTTTTGACAGAAATCAACGCGGTCTTAGAATCCCTAAAAGATGTTACCCTGATTGGTGAGAGCGGTATTCAATTGAACTACACCATCACAGACGGTTACATTACCCAGAATAGCGGCAGCATCGATCTGCAGATCGACTTGTCTCAAATTGCCGGCTTGATGAATATTCCCGGTGAAGAAGCAACGGAAATCAGTGGCGTCTTGAATCTTGTCCTAAACTTTGATTCAGAGACTTCAAACATCAATCAACCCATTGACATCCGGATTCCTGAATTAAGCCCGGAGAATTCTTTCGATTACTTTGAATTTATCGAAGCATCTCTCTCTTCATTAGAGCAGGTTACGGAGCCTACTCCGGAACAAGCTACTTCGGAACAACCTTCTGCTCCGGAGCCGGTTCCATCGGTGTCCGAGTCTTCTGAAGAACCCGCTGCACCGACACCCGCGTCTACCCAATATACGGTACAGCCGGGAGATACCTTGTCCACCATCGCGCTTAATCATTATGGAAGCTATGAACATCATGCCGACATCTACCAAGCCAATGCAGCAGCTTTCAAGAAGAGTAATAATCGGGTGGATGCAGGAATGGTCTTAACTCTTCCTGCCAAAGGATTACTGGCTCCCTTGTCCACAGAGAACATAAAACAAGTTTATACCGTTAAATCTGGAGATACCTTGGGAACGATAGCTAAACAGATGTACGGCGACGGTTCCCTCTATACAAAAATTTATGAAGCCAATAAAGAAAGACTAAAGAATCCCAACCTGATCTTTGAAGGACAAAAATTGGTCATACCTAACTAG
- a CDS encoding YitT family protein, producing the protein MIEQEAVGQVCVPRSHQKMKIRSLVKRAFFISLGAVTMAFGLEGILIPNHIIDGGVTGVSMMLSHLTPIKLGVFLFLLNLPFFFLGYKQIGKTFAVSMLYGIFILSLSTVLMHDLTPVVHDELLAVVFGGLMLGFGVGLVIRNGGVLDGTETLAILIEKKAPFSVGEIIMIINVIIFSVAAFIYGLDNALYSMLTYYIAFKTIDIVVKGFDDMKSIYIISQCNQVIAETIMQRLGRGVTYLKGEGSFSGDEKNIVFCVFTRLEEAKMKDIVREIDPSAFLIISDVGEVKGGRFKKKDIH; encoded by the coding sequence TTGATTGAACAAGAAGCTGTAGGGCAAGTCTGTGTGCCAAGAAGTCATCAAAAGATGAAAATAAGAAGCCTCGTTAAGAGGGCATTTTTTATAAGCCTTGGAGCGGTTACTATGGCCTTTGGCCTAGAGGGGATATTGATTCCCAATCATATTATAGATGGCGGTGTTACAGGGGTCTCCATGATGCTGTCTCATTTAACCCCCATCAAGCTCGGGGTGTTTTTGTTTCTCCTCAATTTACCCTTTTTTTTCTTAGGGTATAAGCAAATCGGGAAGACCTTTGCCGTGAGTATGCTTTATGGGATTTTTATTTTGTCTCTTTCAACAGTCCTCATGCACGATTTGACCCCCGTAGTACATGATGAGCTTCTGGCTGTGGTTTTTGGCGGCCTTATGCTAGGCTTCGGGGTCGGCTTGGTCATCCGTAACGGCGGAGTTCTGGATGGGACGGAGACTTTGGCTATCCTTATAGAGAAAAAAGCTCCCTTCTCCGTAGGCGAGATTATCATGATCATTAATGTCATTATTTTCTCCGTAGCTGCCTTTATTTATGGCTTAGATAATGCCCTGTATTCTATGTTAACCTACTATATTGCCTTTAAGACCATTGATATCGTGGTTAAGGGCTTTGATGACATGAAGTCCATTTATATCATTAGTCAATGTAATCAAGTCATTGCAGAAACCATTATGCAGAGATTAGGCCGTGGGGTGACTTATTTAAAAGGAGAGGGATCCTTCTCCGGAGACGAGAAGAATATTGTTTTTTGTGTTTTTACCCGGCTGGAAGAAGCTAAAATGAAAGATATTGTCAGAGAAATCGATCCTTCTGCCTTTCTGATTATCTCAGATGTTGGAGAAGTCAAGGGCGGACGGTTTAAGAAAAAGGATATACATTAG